A genomic segment from Barrientosiimonas humi encodes:
- a CDS encoding magnesium chelatase, which yields MATAGELRASGHEQRTLREELRTNLLTKLAAGEDPWPGLHGFEDTVVPQLERALLAGHDVVLLGERGQGKTRLLRTLVGLLDEWSPVIEGSELGEHPFDPVTPESRRRADELGDDLPVSWRHREERYAEKLATPDTSVADLIGDVDPMRVAEGRRLGDPETIHFGLIPRSHRGIVAINELPDLAERIQVAMLNVMEERDIQIRGYVLRLPLDVLVVASANPEDYTNRGRIITPLKDRFGAEIRTHYPRELQEEVAVLRQEAHLVADVPDQLLEILARFTRALRESPSVDQRSGVSARFSIAGAETIAASALHRGTVRGEDEPVARVVDLETAVDVLGGKVEFEAGEEGREREVLDHLLRTATAETVRARFKGIDLGPLVRSIEEGSTVTTGERVTARELLEGLPALGESPLYDDIAERFDATTDGERASAIELALEGLFLARKVDKDTDTRSGETIYG from the coding sequence ATCGCGACCGCCGGTGAGCTGCGTGCCTCGGGGCACGAGCAGCGCACCCTGCGCGAGGAGCTGCGCACCAACCTGCTGACCAAGCTCGCCGCCGGCGAGGACCCCTGGCCGGGGCTGCACGGCTTCGAGGACACCGTCGTGCCGCAGCTGGAGCGCGCGCTGCTCGCGGGTCACGACGTGGTGCTGCTGGGCGAGCGCGGTCAGGGCAAGACCCGTCTGCTGCGCACCCTCGTCGGGCTGCTCGACGAGTGGTCGCCGGTGATCGAGGGGTCGGAGCTCGGTGAGCACCCGTTCGACCCCGTCACCCCCGAGAGCCGGCGCCGCGCCGACGAGCTCGGCGACGACCTGCCCGTCTCGTGGCGGCACCGCGAGGAGCGTTACGCCGAGAAGCTCGCGACGCCCGACACCTCCGTGGCCGACCTCATCGGCGACGTCGACCCGATGCGCGTGGCCGAGGGCCGGCGGCTGGGCGACCCCGAGACGATCCACTTCGGCCTCATCCCGCGCAGCCACCGCGGCATCGTCGCCATCAACGAGCTTCCCGACCTCGCCGAGCGCATCCAGGTCGCGATGCTCAACGTGATGGAGGAGCGGGACATCCAGATCCGCGGGTACGTGCTGCGGCTGCCGCTCGACGTCCTGGTCGTGGCCAGCGCCAACCCCGAGGACTACACCAACCGCGGGCGCATCATCACGCCGCTGAAGGACCGGTTCGGCGCCGAGATCCGCACGCACTACCCGCGGGAGCTCCAGGAGGAGGTCGCGGTGCTCCGCCAGGAGGCGCACCTCGTGGCCGACGTGCCCGACCAGCTGCTCGAGATCCTCGCCCGGTTCACCCGGGCGCTGCGCGAATCCCCTTCTGTCGACCAGCGATCCGGCGTCAGCGCCAGATTCTCCATAGCGGGCGCCGAGACCATCGCCGCCTCCGCGCTGCACCGCGGGACGGTGCGCGGGGAGGACGAGCCGGTGGCCCGCGTCGTCGACCTGGAGACGGCCGTCGACGTGCTCGGCGGCAAGGTCGAGTTCGAGGCGGGTGAGGAGGGCCGGGAGCGCGAGGTGCTCGACCACCTGCTGCGCACCGCCACCGCCGAGACGGTGCGTGCGCGGTTCAAGGGCATCGACCTCGGGCCGTTGGTGCGCTCCATCGAGGAGGGCTCCACGGTCACCACGGGCGAGCGGGTCACGGCCCGCGAGCTGCTCGAGGGGCTGCCCGCACTCGGCGAGTCCCCGCTGTACGACGACATCGCCGAGCGCTTCGACGCCACCACCGACGGTGAGCGGGCCAGCGCGATCGAGCTGGCTCTCGAGGGCCTGTTCCTCGCGCGCAAGGTCGACAAGGACACCGACACCCGCTCGGGAGAGACGATCTACGGATGA
- a CDS encoding MFS transporter, producing MTTPATTGELTRAERLDRLPFTRRHTRLLVGSGIGWALDAMDVGLISFIMVVLAKQWGLSSGELSWVASIGFVGMAVGASIGGLLADRIGRRSVFALTLLVYGLATGAAALSTGLVMLLVLRFVIGLGLGAELPVASTLVSEYAPARIRGRVVVALESFWAVGWILAAIIGYQVVPASEDGWRWAFAVGVVPAAYALVVRFGLPESVRFLERRGRTEEAEAAVREFEESAGVEPVSSPPMPVAPKPSPAEVWSPALRVRTVSLWLVWFGVNFAYYGAFIWIPTFLVAQGFPVAKSFGFTLIITLAQLPGYAVAAVLVEVWGRRATLATFLAGSAVAAWAFGQAGTETSILVAGCALSFFNLGAWGALYAITPEIYPTWLRATGSGQATAFGRVASIAAPLLVPVLHEAGGTAVVFLVLALAFAVATVATFGLPERRGLALEE from the coding sequence GTGACCACCCCCGCGACCACCGGCGAGCTCACCCGCGCCGAGCGCCTCGACCGGCTGCCGTTCACCCGTCGACACACCCGGCTGCTCGTCGGGTCGGGCATCGGCTGGGCCCTCGACGCCATGGACGTCGGGCTCATCTCGTTCATCATGGTCGTCCTCGCGAAGCAGTGGGGGCTCAGCAGCGGCGAGCTGTCGTGGGTCGCCTCCATCGGCTTCGTCGGGATGGCCGTGGGCGCCTCGATCGGCGGCCTCCTCGCCGACCGCATCGGCCGGCGGTCGGTCTTCGCGCTGACCCTGCTGGTCTACGGGCTCGCCACCGGCGCGGCCGCGCTGTCGACCGGGCTCGTCATGCTGCTCGTGCTGCGGTTCGTCATCGGGCTGGGCCTCGGGGCCGAGCTGCCCGTCGCCTCGACCCTGGTCAGCGAGTACGCCCCGGCGCGCATCCGGGGCCGCGTCGTCGTCGCGCTGGAGTCGTTCTGGGCGGTGGGCTGGATCCTCGCGGCGATCATCGGGTACCAGGTCGTCCCGGCGTCCGAGGACGGCTGGCGCTGGGCGTTCGCTGTCGGGGTGGTGCCGGCGGCGTACGCCCTCGTCGTGCGGTTCGGGCTCCCCGAGTCGGTGCGGTTCCTCGAGCGGCGCGGCCGCACCGAGGAGGCCGAGGCCGCCGTGCGCGAGTTCGAGGAGTCGGCCGGCGTGGAGCCGGTGAGCTCCCCGCCGATGCCGGTCGCGCCGAAGCCGTCACCGGCCGAGGTGTGGTCGCCCGCGCTGCGCGTGCGCACCGTCTCGCTCTGGCTGGTGTGGTTCGGGGTGAACTTCGCCTACTACGGCGCGTTCATCTGGATCCCGACCTTCCTTGTCGCACAAGGGTTCCCGGTGGCCAAGTCGTTCGGGTTCACGCTCATCATCACGCTCGCCCAGCTCCCGGGGTACGCCGTCGCGGCCGTGCTCGTGGAGGTGTGGGGCCGACGCGCGACGCTCGCGACCTTCCTCGCCGGGTCCGCGGTGGCGGCGTGGGCGTTCGGCCAGGCCGGCACCGAGACGTCGATCCTCGTGGCCGGGTGCGCGCTGTCGTTCTTCAACCTCGGCGCATGGGGTGCGCTCTATGCCATCACCCCCGAGATCTACCCGACCTGGCTGCGCGCCACCGGCTCGGGCCAGGCCACCGCCTTCGGTCGCGTCGCCTCGATCGCGGCACCCCTGCTGGTGCCGGTGCTGCACGAGGCCGGCGGCACGGCGGTGGTGTTCCTCGTGCTCGCGCTCGCGTTCGCGGTGGCCACGGTCGCGACGTTCGGGCTGCCCGAGCGGCGGGGTCTCGCGCTGGAGGAGTGA
- a CDS encoding SRPBCC family protein has translation MTNDDDLSGTTQVVRATREVRATPETIFELIADPARQPEWDGNDNLGQADAGQRVREVGDVFRMVLLGGDKVRENHVVEFEEGRLIAWRPASEGEAPAGHLWRWELEPTGDGATRVTQTYDWTQLTDESRMARARSTSPAMLQASLDRLAELAEATERG, from the coding sequence ATGACCAACGACGACGACCTGTCCGGCACCACCCAGGTGGTGCGCGCGACCCGCGAGGTGCGAGCCACCCCGGAGACGATCTTCGAGCTCATCGCCGACCCTGCCCGGCAGCCGGAGTGGGACGGTAACGACAACCTCGGGCAGGCCGACGCCGGCCAGCGGGTGCGGGAGGTCGGGGACGTCTTCCGCATGGTGCTGCTGGGCGGTGACAAGGTGCGCGAGAACCACGTGGTGGAGTTCGAGGAAGGGCGGTTGATCGCCTGGCGCCCCGCGAGCGAGGGTGAGGCCCCGGCCGGTCACCTGTGGCGCTGGGAGCTGGAGCCGACCGGTGACGGGGCCACCCGGGTGACGCAGACGTACGACTGGACCCAGCTGACCGACGAGAGCCGGATGGCGCGCGCCCGGTCCACCTCGCCGGCCATGCTGCAGGCCTCGCTCGACCGGCTCGCCGAGCTGGCCGAGGCGACCGAGCGGGGTTGA
- a CDS encoding nucleotidyltransferase domain-containing protein yields MTTPDPIAPELSVPPDLILTSAQRALLHEVASRNDRDHGADFLGIVLSGSVARGMATERSDLDVYVVHAQETGRSTTRSPVVDEIPTTLADLDDVSPFASEGWWYRWSFAYAVTLLDRTGGRIEPAVARLAAVDADEQRQILLDHDRLDGWVNYAYRSLKSDRDGRRREARLDAVESIPWLLDVVFTLEGRVRPYHKYLPWELREHPLPHWPGEDLLRLLDATMDGDPAALRETYARVRERCLAHDAASGSTVLQDVVDDWGVELEIFG; encoded by the coding sequence GTGACCACGCCCGATCCGATCGCTCCCGAGCTGAGCGTCCCGCCCGACCTGATCCTCACGTCGGCCCAGCGGGCCCTCCTGCACGAGGTGGCAAGCCGTAACGACCGCGACCACGGCGCCGACTTCCTCGGCATAGTGCTGTCCGGGTCGGTCGCGCGCGGGATGGCGACCGAGCGCAGCGACCTCGACGTCTACGTCGTCCACGCGCAGGAGACCGGCCGATCCACCACCCGCAGCCCCGTCGTCGACGAGATCCCCACGACTCTCGCCGACCTCGACGACGTCTCGCCGTTCGCGAGCGAGGGGTGGTGGTACCGCTGGTCGTTCGCGTACGCCGTCACCCTGCTCGACCGCACCGGTGGACGCATCGAGCCGGCGGTCGCGCGGCTCGCGGCGGTCGACGCCGACGAGCAGCGACAGATCCTCCTCGACCACGACCGGCTCGACGGCTGGGTCAACTACGCCTACCGGTCGCTGAAGTCCGACCGCGACGGTCGCCGGCGCGAGGCCCGGCTCGACGCGGTCGAGTCGATCCCCTGGCTGCTCGACGTCGTGTTCACCCTCGAGGGGCGGGTCCGGCCGTACCACAAGTACCTCCCGTGGGAGCTGCGCGAGCACCCGCTCCCGCACTGGCCGGGCGAGGACCTGCTGCGGCTGCTCGACGCCACGATGGATGGCGATCCGGCCGCGCTGCGCGAGACGTACGCCCGGGTCCGGGAGCGCTGTCTGGCTCACGACGCGGCGTCGGGTAGCACCGTGCTGCAGGACGTGGTCGACGACTGGGGCGTCGAGCTGGAGATCTTCGGCTGA
- a CDS encoding Dyp-type peroxidase, with product MATQKLVAPPARAAMFLTLTVNDGSEEAVRDLLTGMSGFTRSVAFREPDEHLLCVVGIGSQLWDRLFPNLPKPRGLHPFEEIKGDKHTAVSTPGDLLIHLRSGRLDMCFELARLLGKKFEGHAEIIDEVHGFKFFDERDLLGFVDGTENPEGDRAEDAVTIGEEDAAYAGGSYVIVQKYLHDMAGWDALSVEEQEDAIGRSKLDDVEMDDDAKPANAHIKLNVIHDAEGKQLQIMRDNMPFGSVGEREFGTYFIGYAKDPSVTEHMLRNMFIGDPPGTYDRILDFSTPKTGALFFVPSVDFLDDPTPRG from the coding sequence GTGGCAACCCAGAAACTGGTGGCGCCCCCGGCGCGAGCGGCAATGTTCCTCACCCTCACGGTCAACGACGGCAGCGAGGAGGCCGTCCGAGACCTCCTGACCGGAATGTCCGGGTTCACCCGGTCGGTCGCGTTCCGCGAGCCCGACGAGCACCTGCTCTGCGTCGTCGGCATCGGCTCGCAGCTGTGGGACCGACTGTTCCCGAACCTGCCGAAACCGCGCGGCCTGCACCCGTTCGAGGAGATCAAGGGCGACAAGCACACCGCCGTCTCCACGCCCGGCGACCTGCTGATCCACCTGCGCTCGGGCCGGCTCGACATGTGCTTCGAGCTGGCGCGTCTGCTCGGGAAGAAGTTCGAGGGGCACGCCGAGATCATCGACGAGGTGCACGGGTTCAAGTTCTTCGACGAGCGCGACCTGCTGGGCTTCGTCGACGGCACCGAGAACCCCGAGGGCGACAGGGCCGAGGACGCCGTGACCATCGGCGAGGAGGACGCGGCGTACGCCGGCGGCAGCTACGTCATCGTCCAGAAGTACCTGCACGACATGGCCGGCTGGGACGCCCTCAGCGTCGAGGAGCAGGAGGACGCGATCGGCCGCAGCAAGCTCGACGACGTCGAGATGGACGACGACGCGAAGCCCGCCAACGCGCACATCAAGCTCAACGTCATCCACGACGCCGAGGGCAAGCAGCTGCAGATCATGCGCGACAACATGCCGTTCGGCTCGGTCGGCGAGCGGGAGTTCGGCACCTATTTCATCGGGTACGCCAAGGACCCGAGCGTCACCGAGCACATGCTGCGCAACATGTTCATCGGCGACCCGCCGGGCACCTACGACCGGATCCTCGACTTCTCGACCCCGAAGACCGGCGCGCTCTTCTTCGTCCCGTCGGTCGACTTCCTGGACGATCCCACGCCGCGCGGCTGA
- a CDS encoding DUF2332 domain-containing protein, producing the protein MAERVDRAGETVDDVRRFFAEFARDYPDLPLYAHLTSAMSAEADLARMLLVARPGQARPVLFLAALHDLVLRRPDVPAAPWFARAAAGELGDGDDPWPDVRATVVAHRAELERTIATRTTQTNEVNRAVYVAALLHLACRDVGDLPVGLVELGASAGLLLGVDRYRVGLGDLVTGPADSAVRCHGEDRSRDPLRSLLIPPVASRVGVDLHPVSLDDEAVRWLQACLWPDLPGRLERFRAAVDVLRDDPPQLVEGDIVDALPTAAEAALSAGPARHLVVLTSWALTYVHRTRRDQLAGHLAQVAADGTPVSWVSAEPPGAVPGVPQRDSGHAEVNTVLAARRWRDGVEVAPEVYGHCHPHGAWVELDPLPGGGDRAV; encoded by the coding sequence GTGGCTGAGCGTGTGGACCGGGCCGGCGAGACCGTCGACGACGTGCGCCGGTTCTTCGCCGAGTTCGCGCGCGACTACCCCGACCTCCCGCTGTACGCCCACCTCACCTCCGCCATGAGCGCGGAAGCCGACCTTGCCCGGATGCTGCTGGTCGCCCGGCCGGGTCAGGCCCGGCCCGTCCTGTTCCTCGCTGCCCTGCACGACCTGGTGCTGCGCCGCCCGGACGTGCCGGCGGCGCCCTGGTTCGCACGGGCGGCGGCCGGTGAGCTGGGAGATGGAGACGACCCGTGGCCCGACGTGCGCGCCACCGTGGTGGCGCACCGCGCCGAGCTGGAGCGCACGATCGCGACCCGCACGACCCAGACCAACGAGGTCAACCGCGCGGTCTACGTCGCGGCCCTGCTCCACCTGGCCTGCCGCGACGTCGGTGACCTGCCGGTGGGCCTGGTCGAGCTCGGCGCCAGTGCCGGACTGCTGCTCGGGGTCGACCGCTACCGCGTCGGGCTCGGTGACCTCGTCACCGGTCCGGCGGACTCCGCGGTGCGCTGCCACGGCGAGGATCGGTCACGAGACCCGTTGCGGTCGTTGCTGATTCCCCCGGTCGCGTCCCGCGTCGGTGTTGACCTGCACCCCGTCTCGCTCGACGACGAGGCTGTGCGCTGGCTCCAGGCCTGCCTGTGGCCCGACCTCCCGGGCCGGCTCGAACGGTTCCGGGCGGCCGTGGACGTGCTGCGTGACGACCCGCCACAGCTGGTCGAGGGCGACATCGTCGACGCGCTCCCCACCGCAGCGGAGGCCGCGCTGTCGGCCGGGCCCGCGAGGCACCTGGTCGTCCTCACCTCCTGGGCACTGACGTACGTCCACCGCACCCGGCGAGACCAGCTCGCCGGGCACCTGGCGCAGGTCGCGGCCGACGGCACCCCGGTCTCCTGGGTCTCCGCCGAGCCTCCGGGCGCGGTTCCCGGTGTGCCGCAACGGGACTCGGGGCACGCCGAGGTCAACACGGTGCTGGCGGCGCGGCGCTGGCGCGACGGCGTGGAGGTCGCTCCCGAGGTCTACGGCCACTGTCACCCGCACGGCGCCTGGGTCGAGCTCGATCCGCTCCCGGGCGGAGGCGACCGTGCAGTGTGA
- a CDS encoding vWA domain-containing protein produces MSAHGRSSRYGRYTGGPDPLAPPVDLSEALDAIGQDVMAGYSPERAMQEFLRRGGQQQRGLDDLAAQVAQRRRELLQQHDLDGTLRQVKELLDKAVLAERGQLARDVTMDDGDRALREMQLDNLPPSPAAAVNELSSYDWQSSDAREAFEQIKDLLGREVLDQRFQGMKQALEGATDEDRQRVDEMLSDLNDLLEAHARGEDTDEQFQQFMREHGDFFPDEPQNVEELIDSLAERAAAGQRLLNSMSPEQRQELMELSQQAFGSPALSQALDRLDANLRGLRPGADWSGSERFQGDEGVGLGDGTGVIQDIAELDALSEQLQQMYAGARLDDVDLDALARQLGDEAAVDARTLTELERALRESGYLRRTSEGDLRLSPRAMRQLGKALLRDVAQQLSGRQGQRDLRQAGAAGELTGSSREWAFGDTEPWDVTRTIGNAVLRTVGDGGDPSTGVRLDIRDVEVAETEARTQAAVALCVDTSFSMAMDGRWVPMKRTALALHTLISTRFRGDDLQLISFGRAARQMEIEQLTALEPWHDKGTNLHHALLLANRHFRKHPSAQPVLLVVTDGEPTSHLEPDGEVFFSYPPHPLTIAHAVRELDASRWLGAQTTFFRLGDDPGLARFVQSMAARVDGRVVAPELDDLGAAVLGSYLGSRDPGDPMSYDAFFGGRGFWVG; encoded by the coding sequence ATGAGCGCGCACGGACGCTCCAGCCGATACGGCCGCTACACCGGCGGCCCCGACCCGCTGGCGCCGCCGGTCGACCTGTCCGAGGCGCTGGACGCCATCGGGCAGGACGTCATGGCCGGATACAGCCCGGAGCGGGCGATGCAGGAGTTCCTGCGCCGCGGCGGGCAGCAGCAGCGGGGCCTCGACGACCTCGCCGCCCAGGTCGCGCAGCGGCGGCGCGAGCTGCTGCAGCAGCACGACCTCGACGGCACCCTGCGCCAGGTCAAGGAGCTGCTCGACAAGGCCGTCCTGGCCGAGCGCGGGCAGCTGGCCCGCGACGTCACGATGGACGACGGCGACCGGGCGCTGCGCGAGATGCAGCTGGACAACCTGCCGCCCTCGCCGGCGGCCGCGGTGAACGAGCTGTCCTCCTACGACTGGCAGTCCAGCGACGCGCGCGAGGCGTTCGAGCAGATCAAGGACCTGCTCGGCCGGGAGGTCCTCGACCAGCGCTTCCAGGGCATGAAGCAGGCGCTCGAGGGCGCCACCGACGAGGACCGGCAGCGGGTCGACGAGATGCTCAGCGACCTCAACGACCTGCTCGAGGCGCACGCCCGCGGCGAGGACACCGACGAGCAGTTCCAGCAGTTCATGCGCGAGCACGGCGACTTCTTCCCCGACGAGCCGCAGAACGTCGAGGAGCTCATCGACTCCCTCGCCGAGCGGGCGGCCGCCGGTCAGCGGCTGCTCAACTCCATGTCGCCCGAGCAGCGCCAGGAGCTCATGGAGCTGTCGCAGCAGGCCTTCGGGTCGCCGGCCCTGAGCCAGGCGCTCGACCGCCTCGACGCCAACCTGCGCGGGCTGCGCCCGGGCGCGGACTGGTCGGGCTCGGAGCGCTTCCAGGGCGACGAGGGCGTCGGCCTGGGAGACGGCACCGGGGTGATCCAGGACATCGCCGAGCTCGACGCGCTCAGCGAGCAGCTGCAGCAGATGTACGCCGGTGCCCGGCTCGACGACGTCGACCTCGACGCCCTCGCCCGGCAGCTGGGTGACGAGGCCGCGGTCGACGCGCGCACCCTCACCGAGCTCGAGCGGGCGCTGCGCGAATCCGGTTATCTGCGAAGGACTTCCGAGGGCGACCTGCGCCTGTCGCCGCGCGCCATGCGACAGCTCGGCAAAGCGTTGCTGCGCGACGTGGCCCAGCAGCTGTCCGGCCGGCAGGGCCAGCGCGACCTGCGCCAGGCGGGTGCCGCGGGCGAGCTGACCGGGTCCAGCCGCGAGTGGGCCTTCGGCGACACCGAGCCGTGGGACGTCACGCGCACGATCGGCAACGCCGTGCTGCGCACGGTGGGCGACGGGGGAGACCCGAGCACGGGCGTACGCCTGGACATCCGCGACGTCGAGGTCGCCGAGACCGAGGCGCGCACCCAGGCGGCGGTGGCGCTGTGCGTCGACACGTCGTTCTCCATGGCGATGGACGGCCGGTGGGTGCCGATGAAGCGCACCGCGCTGGCGCTGCACACGCTGATCAGCACCCGGTTCCGGGGCGATGACCTGCAGCTCATCAGCTTCGGCCGTGCGGCGCGACAGATGGAGATCGAGCAGCTGACGGCCCTGGAGCCCTGGCACGACAAGGGGACGAACCTGCACCACGCGCTGCTGCTCGCCAACCGGCACTTCCGCAAGCACCCGTCGGCCCAGCCGGTGCTGCTCGTCGTGACCGACGGAGAGCCGACGTCGCACCTGGAGCCCGACGGCGAGGTGTTCTTCTCCTACCCGCCGCACCCGCTGACGATCGCGCACGCGGTGCGCGAGCTCGACGCGAGCCGGTGGCTCGGGGCGCAGACGACCTTCTTCCGGCTCGGTGACGACCCAGGCCTCGCGCGGTTCGTGCAGTCGATGGCCGCGCGGGTCGACGGCCGCGTGGTCGCGCCCGAGCTGGACGACCTGGGCGCGGCCGTGCTCGGGAGCTACCTCGGCTCGCGCGACCCGGGCGACCCGATGTCCTACGACGCGTTCTTCGGCGGGCGGGGCTTCTGGGTGGGGTGA
- a CDS encoding glutaminase encodes MRSPVPDYLHQILDECGGDNSGETADYIPELAAADPEVLGICISTVDGVRYEAGDAETEVSIQSISKPFAYALAIAQHGLEHVLDRVGVEPSGEAFNELSLERDSGRPLNPMINAGALTTHALIGDTGASADERFELVRQGMSAFAGRELQVDEKVYDSELRTAYRNEAIANMLRSYDVIGQEPHDVVAGYTRQCSLLVTARDLAAMAATFANGGVQPITGERVIERDVVRQVLSVMMTCGMYDAAGDWMSTIGFPAKSGVSGGILGVLPGQVGIATVSPRLDAHGNSVRGVRLCSRMSRDMGMHIMEAPEPARAVVRRDRTLRGPSGQLVRVVSLQGAIQFSGAERVLRALEGSLGDVDRLVLDLRRVASLNNVAERMLAEAVRRAQHDGIDVTVLDPEKRLPDPDEGQPVPEYSDDLSDFADHERV; translated from the coding sequence ATGCGTTCACCCGTTCCGGACTACCTGCACCAGATCCTCGACGAGTGCGGCGGTGACAACTCGGGGGAGACGGCCGACTACATCCCCGAGCTCGCCGCGGCCGACCCCGAGGTCCTCGGCATCTGCATCTCGACCGTCGACGGCGTGCGCTACGAGGCGGGTGACGCCGAGACCGAGGTGTCGATCCAGTCGATCTCCAAGCCGTTCGCCTATGCCCTGGCCATCGCCCAGCACGGCCTGGAGCACGTGCTGGACCGGGTCGGGGTCGAGCCCAGCGGCGAGGCGTTCAACGAGCTGTCGCTCGAGCGCGACTCGGGCAGGCCGCTCAACCCGATGATCAACGCGGGCGCGCTCACGACCCACGCGCTCATCGGCGACACCGGGGCTAGCGCGGACGAGCGCTTCGAGCTGGTCCGCCAGGGCATGTCCGCCTTCGCCGGCCGGGAGCTGCAGGTCGACGAGAAGGTCTACGACTCCGAGCTGCGCACCGCCTATCGCAACGAGGCCATCGCGAACATGCTCCGGTCGTACGACGTCATCGGACAGGAGCCGCACGACGTCGTCGCCGGATACACCCGCCAGTGCTCGCTGCTCGTCACCGCGCGCGACCTGGCGGCGATGGCCGCGACGTTCGCCAACGGCGGGGTGCAGCCGATCACGGGCGAGCGGGTGATCGAACGCGACGTCGTTCGCCAGGTGCTCAGCGTGATGATGACGTGCGGGATGTACGACGCCGCCGGCGACTGGATGTCGACCATCGGATTCCCTGCGAAGAGTGGGGTTTCCGGCGGCATCCTCGGGGTGCTGCCGGGTCAGGTCGGGATCGCCACGGTCTCGCCGCGGCTCGACGCGCACGGCAACAGCGTGCGTGGGGTGCGGCTGTGCTCGCGGATGTCGCGCGACATGGGCATGCACATCATGGAGGCGCCCGAGCCGGCCCGTGCCGTCGTGCGTCGCGACCGCACGCTGCGCGGTCCATCGGGTCAGCTGGTGCGGGTCGTGAGCCTGCAGGGAGCGATCCAGTTCAGCGGTGCCGAGCGGGTGCTGCGCGCGCTCGAGGGCAGCCTCGGCGACGTCGACCGTCTCGTGCTCGACCTGCGCCGCGTGGCGTCGCTCAACAACGTCGCCGAGCGGATGCTCGCCGAGGCCGTGCGCCGGGCGCAGCACGACGGCATCGACGTCACCGTGCTCGACCCGGAGAAGCGGCTGCCGGACCCCGACGAGGGGCAGCCGGTCCCGGAGTACTCCGACGACCTGTCCGACTTCGCGGACCACGAACGCGTCTGA
- a CDS encoding methyltransferase domain-containing protein — protein sequence MGQPFALQLRDLERHVRDTLGGLVTESAWQQTAFGPESHFRNKAKLVVGGTRDEPTFGILDGDQQGVDLRRCGLYEPGLHDALQTLTEQVARIGLVPYDVPRRTGELKHLVVTHAPTGALMVRFVLRSPGQLGRIRRALPDLQAALPQITVVSVNLQPAHKAVLEGEEEIVLTEHETLTVPVAGVSLNLRPDSFFQTNTAVAEQLYEQAGDWVAASGARSLWDLFCGVGGFGLSVGARVPLQVTGVEVAPGAVAAARQSAADLMARNPLSSFDFRVGDAATTLRDEPLPEVVLVNPPRRGIGPLAETLEASGVPQVVYSSCNVESLARDLTRMPTYAVADARVFDMFPQTRHHEVLVRLVRE from the coding sequence ATGGGGCAGCCCTTCGCTCTGCAGCTGCGCGACCTCGAGCGCCACGTGCGCGACACGCTTGGCGGACTGGTCACCGAGAGTGCCTGGCAGCAAACGGCTTTCGGACCCGAGTCGCACTTCCGCAACAAGGCGAAGCTGGTGGTCGGCGGCACGCGCGACGAGCCGACCTTCGGCATCCTCGACGGCGACCAGCAGGGGGTCGACCTGCGCAGGTGCGGTCTCTACGAGCCCGGCCTGCACGACGCGCTGCAGACGCTCACCGAGCAGGTCGCGCGCATCGGGCTGGTCCCCTACGACGTGCCACGGCGCACCGGGGAGCTCAAGCACCTCGTCGTCACCCACGCGCCCACCGGCGCGCTCATGGTGCGCTTCGTGCTGCGCTCCCCAGGGCAGCTCGGCCGCATCCGGCGCGCGCTGCCCGACCTGCAGGCCGCGCTGCCGCAGATCACGGTCGTCTCGGTCAACCTGCAGCCCGCGCACAAGGCGGTGCTCGAGGGCGAGGAGGAGATCGTGCTCACCGAGCACGAGACGCTGACCGTGCCGGTCGCCGGGGTCAGCCTGAACCTGCGACCGGACAGCTTCTTCCAGACCAACACCGCCGTCGCCGAGCAGCTCTACGAGCAGGCGGGTGACTGGGTCGCGGCCAGCGGCGCGCGCTCCCTGTGGGACCTGTTCTGCGGGGTCGGCGGGTTCGGCCTGAGCGTCGGTGCGCGCGTGCCGCTGCAGGTCACCGGGGTCGAGGTGGCACCCGGCGCGGTGGCCGCCGCCCGGCAGTCGGCTGCGGATCTCATGGCGCGAAACCCGTTGTCGTCCTTCGACTTCCGGGTGGGCGATGCCGCCACCACGCTGCGCGACGAACCGCTGCCCGAGGTCGTCCTGGTCAACCCGCCCCGCCGCGGCATCGGGCCGCTCGCCGAGACCCTCGAGGCCAGCGGCGTGCCCCAGGTCGTCTACTCCAGCTGCAACGTCGAGAGCCTCGCGCGCGACCTCACCCGCATGCCGACGTACGCCGTCGCGGACGCGCGCGTGTTCGACATGTTCCCGCAGACGCGCCACCACGAGGTGCTGGTGCGCCTCGTGCGGGAGTGA